From bacterium, a single genomic window includes:
- a CDS encoding DUF6259 domain-containing protein has translation MKKGGALDAVRYTYGRAGNVLLQPLETSVQVSGGTFSDLNNANPTVAYTKNGNYVTVTIDCPLLDRDGKDAGIRVKTRYEYRWGYVKIHREFLFPDTPVKTGRITVLSTIFDPGLSQYGYRQNINEQEGMSPSGFGVCQWRMMRAGTHFDPPLQTRFVPRYLVLADQGIEGIEWFVSDDLSQWDYQLTGIPGNGYCSVGASTRPLGVTVTVSPLNIPGSVALKGMYAFDYYIGFSILEGHANKPWLHTAFNRNESKWVSEAEIKQWADSGIRTAHCHNDGDYTGDGNFWRDGSYPPYPPEDMKKYDEVLALCHKYGIRTATYFSNKELHPSTDAFRKHGEEWGRKPDDSGKLLHNKYGKDEFGAQMCLKSGWLDYLKFSIDRVLKNHKLDGVYFDWNVALYCNNPLHIGKTSNGISPDRGLGTLALSPTGHWDIDELIDLMEWTRERVGPDGMIIVHNTMTPMFVTENFSDYVVGMEWGYGKLSEGVPPIDELPLEWNFAGARSRGVIGYGTIDPDAPKRLHRLLALETLLTGVAPWPASPEAKELYTILRPLGDVEQYRFEDWRNKAVTVEGADCPSAVYSRSGEAYILLGNFNPGPKTVTCRIDPKALPSALSAVHFGEILGGAAPVMLDAGKLSGSGVSVVIPADSAVMIHAKQ, from the coding sequence ATGAAAAAGGGGGGAGCGCTCGATGCGGTCAGGTACACATACGGACGGGCCGGGAACGTGCTCCTCCAGCCGTTGGAAACGAGTGTGCAGGTTTCCGGCGGGACTTTCAGCGATCTCAACAATGCAAACCCAACGGTTGCTTACACGAAAAACGGCAACTATGTGACAGTAACCATAGACTGCCCTCTCCTCGACCGGGACGGTAAAGACGCCGGTATCCGGGTAAAGACTCGATACGAGTACCGCTGGGGGTATGTGAAAATCCACCGTGAATTCCTTTTCCCGGATACTCCGGTGAAAACGGGACGGATAACGGTGCTTTCCACCATATTCGATCCCGGACTCAGCCAGTACGGCTACCGTCAGAATATAAACGAACAGGAGGGAATGAGCCCCTCCGGTTTCGGAGTTTGCCAGTGGAGGATGATGCGGGCGGGAACTCACTTTGACCCTCCTCTCCAGACCCGGTTCGTTCCCCGGTACCTGGTTCTTGCCGATCAGGGAATCGAAGGTATAGAGTGGTTCGTATCGGATGACCTCTCACAGTGGGATTACCAGCTTACCGGTATACCCGGTAACGGGTACTGCTCTGTCGGAGCCTCCACGCGCCCGCTGGGAGTAACAGTTACCGTCAGCCCGCTGAACATCCCCGGTTCGGTGGCGCTCAAAGGCATGTATGCTTTCGACTATTATATCGGTTTTTCCATTCTTGAAGGTCATGCAAACAAACCCTGGCTTCATACCGCATTCAACCGTAACGAGAGTAAATGGGTATCGGAAGCGGAGATAAAACAGTGGGCCGATTCCGGTATACGCACAGCTCACTGTCATAACGACGGCGATTACACCGGCGACGGCAACTTCTGGAGGGATGGTTCCTATCCGCCTTATCCTCCCGAAGATATGAAAAAGTATGACGAAGTGCTCGCGCTCTGCCATAAGTACGGGATCAGGACGGCTACCTATTTTTCCAACAAGGAGTTGCACCCTTCGACAGATGCGTTCCGGAAACATGGCGAGGAATGGGGAAGAAAGCCGGATGATTCGGGTAAGCTCCTTCACAATAAATACGGAAAGGACGAGTTCGGAGCGCAGATGTGCCTGAAATCAGGATGGCTGGATTATCTGAAATTTTCCATCGACCGTGTTCTGAAAAATCACAAACTTGACGGCGTTTACTTCGATTGGAATGTGGCACTATACTGTAACAATCCCCTCCACATTGGGAAAACCTCCAATGGAATTTCGCCGGACCGGGGACTGGGAACTCTGGCGCTTTCGCCCACCGGTCACTGGGACATAGACGAGCTCATCGATCTCATGGAATGGACCCGTGAGCGGGTCGGCCCCGACGGCATGATTATTGTTCACAATACCATGACCCCGATGTTCGTCACCGAAAACTTTTCCGATTATGTGGTCGGGATGGAATGGGGATACGGGAAGCTCTCGGAAGGAGTGCCTCCGATCGACGAGCTCCCCCTCGAGTGGAACTTCGCTGGCGCCCGGTCACGAGGTGTGATCGGTTACGGCACCATTGACCCCGATGCGCCCAAACGACTGCACCGTCTCCTTGCCCTCGAAACGCTCCTGACCGGAGTGGCTCCCTGGCCTGCAAGCCCGGAAGCGAAAGAGCTCTACACCATCCTCCGTCCCCTTGGCGATGTGGAACAATACCGGTTCGAGGACTGGCGGAACAAAGCGGTGACCGTGGAAGGCGCCGACTGCCCATCGGCGGTCTATAGCCGTTCTGGCGAGGCGTATATCCTCCTGGGCAATTTCAATCCCGGGCCGAAGACGGTAACCTGCAGGATCGATCCTAAAGCTCTGCCCTCTGCATTGTCAGCGGTGCATTTCGGAGAGATTCTCGGCGGAGCAGCACCGGTAATGCTCGATGCAGGTAAATTATCCGGAAGCGGTGTGTCGGTTGTCATTCCGGCAGACAGCGCGGTCATGATCCATGCAAAACAATAA